The Candidatus Krumholzibacteriia bacterium DNA window TCGTGCAGGTCCGGGCGAGGTCGGTGTAGACCGTCACGGCCTCGTAGGCGTGTTCATCCCCGAGCGTCAGGAGAATCTCGAGCGCGCTCGCGTAGTTCGCGGCGGCGCTCTGCCGGTCCCCCCGGTCGGCCAGCGCTTCCCCGAGCCCGCGGTGCGACGCGGCCTGATCCGGCCCGTTCTCGTCCGGCGTCCCTTCCCGGAGCTGGAGCGCGATCCGTAGTTCTTCGATGCCCTCGTTGACCTGCCCCAGGCTCGCGAGGGTGTTGCCGAGGAAGGAGCGGACCTCCGCTTCGATCATGGGCTGATCCTCGAGCGTCTCGCCCGCATTTTCCGAGGCCTTCATGAGGACTTCGCGCACGGTGACGTCGCGTGACTCCCCGGCGACGGGGTCGGGCGCGATGAGCACCTGCTGGAGGAAGTCGCTCATCGCCAGCGCCCGCGCCGCCTCACGCCGCGCGACCTCGGTCTGCTCGATCGCGACCGCGCGCTCCGACTCGGCGACCTCGCGCTGCTCCGCCTCGGCTTCCCGCGCCGCGAGCGCCAGGTCGCGCTGCTCCCGCGCCACGGCAGCCTGCCACGTCGTGCCCGCGAGGCCGAGCAGCACCGCCGCCGACACCGCGCCCGCGAACGCCACGTCGATCCTGCCCGCCGGAGGTCCGAACAGGGGAACTCAGTCGAGCGCCCGACGGAAGTCCTCGATCAGGTCCTCGAGGTTCTCGATTCCCACCGAGCAGCGGATCAGCGTCTCGGGGATCCCCAGTTCGGCTCGCGCCTCGGGCGTCAGTTCCACATGGCTGGTCACGGCCGGCGGGCCGATCAACGTCCCCACCGAACCCAGGCTCGCGGCGCGATGCGCGTAGCGCAGCCCGCCGAGGAAGCTCCTGACCTCGTCCATCCCTCCGCGCAGGGAGAAGCTGACCAGGCCCCCGAAGCCCCGCATCTGGCGGTCGGCGATCTCGTGTCCGGGATCGTCCTCGAGGCCGGGGAAGTACACGCGCTCGACGGCGGGGTGCCCGGTGAGGAAACGGGCGAGCCCGGCCGCGTTCTCGTTCTGTCGCAGTACGCGCAACTCGAGCGTCTTGAGGCTGCGGATGAGGAAGTAGGCCACCGGCGCAGCGAGCGTCGCCCCGTTGATCTCGCGGAAGCGGAAGATCTCGCGCACGAGGTCCTCGCGTCCACACACCACGCCGCCCATGGCGTCGGAGTGCCCGCCGAGGAACTTCGTGGCGCTGTGCAGGACCAGATCCGCGCCCATTTCCAGCGGACTCTGGTTGATCGGCGAAGCGAAGGTGTTGTCGACCACCACGACGGCGCCGCGCGCGTGGCCGGCGCGTGCCAGGCGCTCGATGTCGAGGATC harbors:
- a CDS encoding cystathionine gamma-synthase family protein, with product MAEREKNIGPGTRAVWSGEEGLGWQGATQVPVVHSVTFGFDDLDEWMEVGAGRAPGHIYSRNTNPTVEVFEEKMRQLEGAEAATSFATGMAAVSNTLFALLEPGRRVVSIRDTYGGTSRIFLEFLPRYGVEVELCPTEDHEILEAAVEQGCDLLYLETPTNPTMKILDIERLARAGHARGAVVVVDNTFASPINQSPLEMGADLVLHSATKFLGGHSDAMGGVVCGREDLVREIFRFREINGATLAAPVAYFLIRSLKTLELRVLRQNENAAGLARFLTGHPAVERVYFPGLEDDPGHEIADRQMRGFGGLVSFSLRGGMDEVRSFLGGLRYAHRAASLGSVGTLIGPPAVTSHVELTPEARAELGIPETLIRCSVGIENLEDLIEDFRRALD